The following proteins are encoded in a genomic region of Henckelia pumila isolate YLH828 unplaced genomic scaffold, ASM3356847v2 CTG_298:::fragment_3, whole genome shotgun sequence:
- the LOC140870910 gene encoding pleiotropic drug resistance protein 1-like, whose amino-acid sequence MDPGDLYKASGSLRASGRANSSNLWRNTGIEVFSRSSREEDDEEALKWAALEKLPTFDRLRKGLLFGSKGANEIDVGDLGFNDKRNLIERLVNTVEEDNEKFLHKLRNRIDRVGIDLPTIEVRYEHLCIDAEAFSQSRSLPTFLNFILNMAEGVLNTLHLLPSGKKPFTILKNVSGIIKPCRMTLLLGPPSSGKTSLLLALAGKLDPALKVSGSVTYNGHGLDEFVPQRTAAYISQTDLHIGEMTVRETLAFSARCQGVGDRYEMLAELSRREKAANIKPDPDIDIYMKAAATEGDEANVVTDYILKVLGLDVCADTMVGDEMIRGISGGQRKRVTTGEMLVGPAKALFMDEISTGLDSSTTYQIVNMLRQYVQIMKGTAFISLLQPAPETYNLFDDIVLLSDGQIVYHGPRENVVGFFESMGFKCPKRKGVADFLQEVTSKKDQKQYWARKDEPYRFITVTEFAEAFQSYADGQRLGDELANRYDKSRSHPAALSKDKYGVGQKELLKACKDREYLLMKRNAFVYYFKLFQLITLALIATTVFLRVKMHKDDVDDGSMYIGALFFAVILTLFNGLSELAMTIYKLPVFYKQRNMSFFPAWAYAIPSWVLKVPITFVEVAIWTFFSYYIMGFDPNVGRLFKQYILLLTLHQTAGALFRLIGACGRTMVIANTFGLFALLMLFALGGFVLSRDDVKPWWIWGYWSSPLMYTQNAIVVNEFTGHSWSKLVNGVKLGEIVMKSRGFFPYPYWYWIGLGVTFGFIFLLNALYILALTFLDSFDKPRAVLPEGSEDVQQGDLVDQVSAPGTASKRRSVSSGSSSVREDAVAANENRKRGMILPFEPHSLTFDDIRYSVDMPPEMKAQGATEDRLELLKGVSGAFRPGVLTALMGVSGAGKTTLMDVLAGRKTGGYIEGTITISGYPKNQATFARISGYCEQNDIHSPNVTVHESLIFSAWLRLPPDVDANTRKTFIEEVMELVELTPLRGALVGLPGISGLSTEQRKRLTIAVELVANPSIIFMDEPTSGLDARAAAIVMRTVRNTVNTGRTVVCTIHQPSIDIFEAFDELFLMKRGGQDIYVGPLGHHSSHLIKYFEGVEGVPKIKDGINPATWMLEVSTSAQEMLLGVDFAEHYKKSELLGRNKALIKELSVSRPGTKDLYFPNQYSQSFLMQCVACLWKQHWSYWRNPPYTAVRFLFTVCIALIFGTMFWKLGSKWKTQQDLFNAMGSMYAAILFLGFQYASTAQPVVAVERTVFYREKAAGMYSALPYAFSQFLIEIPYVFVQSLVYSLIVYSMMKFDWTVEKFFWFFYFMFFSLLYFVLYGMMAVAVTPNHNVAAVVSSFFYGLWNLFSGFIVPRPRIPIWWRWYYWLTPVAYTLYGFIISQFGQVQDKLEGTDETVEQFLDRYFGFKHSMLGPVAAILLGFVVLFTVIFAYAIKTFNFQRR is encoded by the exons atggATCCTGGTGATCTGTACAAAGCTAGCGGCAGTTTAAGAGCGAGTGGAAGAGCAAACAGCTCCAATCTATGGCGGAACACGGGTATCGAAGTATTCTCTCGATCATCGCGCGAGGAGGATGACGAAGAGGCCTTGAAATGGGCTGCACTCGAGAAATTGCCCACTTTCGATCGTCTCAGGAAAGGGCTCTTGTTCGGATCCAAAGGGGCCAACGAAATCGATGTCGGGGATCTTGGATTCAATGATAAGAGGAACTTGATCGAGAGGCTCGTTAATACTGTGGAAGAAGACAACGAGAAGTTCTTGCACAAGCTCAGGAACAGGATTGacag AGTGGGGATTGATTTGCCTACGATCGAAGTGAGATATGAGCATCTGTGTATCGATGCAGAAGCCTTCAGTCAGAGCAGGTCTTTGCCAACTTTTCTCAACTTCATTCTCAATATGGCTGAG GGAGTTTTGAACACTCTCCATTTGCTTCCGAGTGGAAAGAAGCCTTTCACTATACTCAAGAATGTCAGCGGAATCATCAAACCTTGCAG AATGACTCTGCTTTTAGGCCCTCCTAGTTCAGGAAAGACATCCCTTCTGTTGGCTTTGGCTGGAAAGCTTGATCCAGCTCTAAAA GTATCTGGAAGTGTGACTTATAATGGGCATGGACTGGATGAATTTGTACCACAAAGAACCGCAGCATACATTAGCCAGACCGATTTGCATATTGGAGAAATGACCGTAAGAGAAACCTTGGCATTTTCTGCTCGATGCCAAGGAGTAGGCGATCGATACG AGATGTTGGCGGAACTGTCAAGGAGGGAGAAAGCAGCAAATATCAAACCCGACCCCGATATCGATATCTACATGAAG GCAGCGGCAACTGAAGGAGATGAAGCAAATGTTGTCACAGATTACATCCTCAAGGTTTTGGGTCTCGACGTTTGCGCCGATACCATGGTCGGAGATGAGATGATACGGGGAATTTCCGGTGGCCAAAGAAAACGTGTTACGACCG gTGAAATGCTGGTTGGACCAGCAAAAGCACTTTTCATGGACGAAATATCAACAGGATTGGATAGTTCCACCACTTACCAGATTGTCAATATGCTTCGGCAGTATGTGCAAATCATGAAGGGAACTGCGTTTATTTCCCTCTTGCAGCCTGCTCCCGAGACCTACAATCTGTTCGACGATATTGTCCTCTTGTCCGATGGCCAGATTGTCTATCACGGCCCCAGGGAAAACGTCGTCGGTTTCTTTGAATCCATGGGTTTCAAATGTCCCAAGAGGAAAGGAGTTGCCGATTTCTTGCAAGAG GTGACGTCGAAAAAAGATCAGAAGCAATATTGGGCACGCAAGGATGAGCCTTACCGGTTCATCACAGTGACTGAATTCGCGGAGGCGTTCCAGTCATATGCAGACGGACAAAGACTAGGGGATGAGCTAGCGAATCGGTATGATAAGAGCAGAAGCCATCCGGCTGCTCTGAGTAAAGACAAGTATGGTGTTGGGCAGAAAGAACTCTTGAAAGCCTGCAAAGATAGAGAGTACTTGTTGATGAAAAGAAATGCGTTTGTCTATTACTTCAAGCTCTTCCAG CTCATTACGCTGGCGTTGATTGCCACGACTGTCTTCCTACGAGTCAAGATGCACAAAGATGATGTCGACGATGGTTCTATGTACATCGGTGCTCTGTTTTTTGCTGTGATTCTCACATTGTTCAATGGATTGTCCGAGCTTGCTATGACGATCTACAAGCTTCCTGTATTCTACAAGCAAAGGAATATGTCCTTCTTCCCTGCATGGGCATATGCTATTCCATCTTGGGTCCTAAAAGTTCCAATTACCTTCGTTGAAGTTGCCATATGGACCTTTTTCTCGTACTACATCATGGGATTCGATCCTAACGTAGGAAG ATTGTTCAAGCAATACATATTACTCCTGACTTTGCACCAGACCGCAGGAGCATTGTTCAGACTTATTGGAGCGTGTGGCCGGACTATGGTTATCGCAAACACGTTCGGCCTGTTTGCATTGCTCATGCTTTTTGCATTAGGTGGCTTTGTCCTGTCACGAG ACGACGTGAAACCATGGTGGATATGGGGTTATTGGTCATCACCATTGATGTACACGCAAAACGCGATTGTTGTCAACGAATTCACCGGGCACAGTTGGAGCAAA TTGGTAAACGGAGTCAAATTGGGAGAAATTGTGATGAAGTCCCGAGGGTTCTTTCCTTATCCATACTGGTATTGGATAGGATTGGGAGTTACATTTGGATTCATATTTCTGTTAAACGCTCTCTATATTCTGGCCCTGACGTTTCTGGACT CATTTGATAAGCCTAGAGCTGTGTTGCCCGAAGGAAGTGAAGATGTCCAACAGGGTGACTTAGTCGATCAAGTTTCAGCTCCTGGAACTGCTAGTAAACGTAGAAGTGTCTCTTCTGGATCCTCGTCTGTCAGAGAAGATGCAGTTGCAGCCAATGAGAACCGGAAACGAGGAATGATTCTGCCATTTGAGCCACATTCCCTCACTTTTGATGACATTAGATACTCAGTTGACATGCCACCG GAAATGAAAGCTCAAGGTGCCACTGAAGATAGATTGGAGCTCTTGAAGGGTGTGAGCGGCGCTTTCAGGCCAGGCGTTCTTACAGCTTTGATGGGCGTTAGTGGAGCCGGTAAAACAACCTTGATGGATGTGTTAGCTGGAAGAAAAACAGGAGGATACATCGAGGGAACTATTACGATCTCAGGGTATCCGAAGAACCAGGCAACATTTGCTAGGATTTCTGGATATTGTGAGCAGAACGACATTCACTCGCCAAATGTCACAGTTCACGAGTCCCTTATTTTCTCGGCCTGGTTAAGGTTGCCTCCAGATGTTGATGCAAACACTAGGAAG ACGTTCATTGAAGAGGTGATGGAACTTGTTGAACTTACGCCTCTGAGAGGAGCTTTGGTTGGATTGCCTGGGATCAGTGGTCTCTCGACCGAGCAGCGAAAGAGGCTTACAATAGCAGTGGAACTTGTAGCAAACCCATCTATCATATTCATGGATGAACCAACTTCAGGCCTTGATGCTAGAGCCGCTGCAATTGTGATGAGAACAGTCAGGAATACGGTAAACACCGGAAGAACTGTAGTATGCACCATCCACCAGCCTAGCATCGATATATTTGAAGCATTTGATGAG ttatttttgatgaaacgAGGAGGGCAAGATATCTATGTTGGACCATTGGGACACCACTCATCTCATTTGATCAAGTACTTTGAAGGAGTAGAAGGAGTACCAAAGATCAAAGACGGTATCAATCCCGCAACCTGGATGTTGGAAGTCTCAACTTCAGCACAAGAAATGCTCTTGGGGGTCGATTTTGCCGAGCACTACAAAAAGTCAGAACTTTTGGG GAGGAATAAAGCCCTGATCAAGGAGTTAAGCGTCTCTCGTCCTGGCACGAAAGACTTGTATTTCCCTAACCAATACTCCCAATCTTTCCTCATGCAATGCGTAGCTTGCCTGTGGAAGCAACACTGGTCGTACTGGCGGAATCCTCCTTATACAGCCGTCAGATTTTTGTTCACAGTGTGCATTGCCCTTATATTCGGGACAATGTTTTGGAAACTTGGTTCTAAATG GAAAACTCAACAAGATCTATTCAATGCCATGGGTTCTATGTATGCTGCTATCCTCTTTCTGGGATTCCAATACGCCTCCACAGCTCAGCCTGTCGTGGCTGTCGAGCGAACGGTCTTCTACAGGGAAAAAGCAGCCGGAATGTATTCAGCTTTACCATATGCTTTCTCACAG TTTCTCATCGAAATTCCGTATGTTTTCGTACAATCATTGGTGTACAGTCTCATTGTCTACTCTATGATGAAATTCGACTGGACGGTGGAGAAATTTTTCTGGTTCTTTTATTTCATGTTCTTCTCACTATTGTACTTCGTGTTGTATGGCATGATGGCTGTGGCTGTCACACCTAATCACAACGTAGCTGCGGttgtttcttctttcttctacGGACTTTGGAACCTCTTCTCGGGATTCATCGTCCCACGACCA AGAATACCGATATGGTGGAGATGGTACTACTGGTTAACACCCGTGGCCTACACCTTGTATGGTTTCATAATATCGCAATTCGGACAAGTTCAGGACAAATTGGAAGGCACAGATGAAACAGTGGAACAATTCTTGGACCGTTACTTCGGGTTCAAACACAGCATGCTTGGACCAGTTGCGGCCATACTTCTCGGATTCGTGGTACTTTTCACAGTCATTTTTGCCTATgccatcaaaacattcaattTCCAGAGGAGATGA
- the LOC140870992 gene encoding patatin-like protein 3, with protein sequence MASSLLSFNKIQPPAFGKLVTILSIDGGGIRGIIPATILQFLESQLQILDGKDARIVDYFDIVAGTSTGGLVTAMLTAPDANNRPLYAAKDIVPFYTKHGPHIFPQKGGIIGSVENTLVQIGNPKYDGKYLHQLIRDNLGQTRLHQTLTNVVIPTFDIKNLQPTIFSSFETKTSPALDALLSDICIGTSAAPTYFPAHYFTNDDGSGKTSEFNLIDGGVAANNPALIAVGEVTKQVFRKDPNFAPIRPMDCRRMLVISLSTGSAKQEEKYTAEMAASWGRFGWLVHGNSTPILEVFSQASKDMVDYFLSIVFQSLNSEENYLRIEDDALVGANASVDVSTKQNLDELVKIGQNLLKGPRSRIDLRTGASETVAAGGTNQDALINFAKILSEEQKLRRSNAATQNNA encoded by the exons ATGGCCTCTTCCTTGTTATCTTTTAATAAAATCCAGCCTCCAGCCTTTGGAAAATTAGTTACTATTCTTAGTATAGATGGTGGAGGAATTCGGGGCATTATTCCCGCCACCATTCTTCAATTTCTTGAATCCCAACTCCag ATATTGGATGGTAAAGATGCTCGGATCGTGGACTACTTCGACATTGTGGCTGGAACGAGCACCGGAGGACTTGTGACGGCCATGTTGACCGCACCCGATGCCAACAATCGACCATTATATGCAGCTAAAGACATTGTTCCGTTCTACACGAAACATGGACCTCACATATTTCCACAAAAAGG agGTATCATAGGATCGGTGGAGAACACATTGGTTCAAATTGGGAACCCTAAATACGATGGGAAGTACCTGCACCAGTTGATAAGGGACAATTTGGGGCAGACTAGGTTGCACCAAACTCTAACAAACGTTGTGATTCCAACGTTTGACATCAAGAATTTGCAGCCAACTATTTTCTCCTCATTTGAG ACGAAGACTTCTCCAGCTTTGGATGCATTGTTGTCCGATATATGCATCGGAACTTCTGCGGCTCCAACTTATTTTCCGGCTCACTATTTCACTAATGATGACGGCTCCGGGAAAACATCGGAGTTCAATCTAATAGACGGTGGTGTCGCCGCTAATAATCCG GCATTGATAGCCGTGGGTGAGGTAACAAAACAAGTATTCAGAAAAGACCCAAATTTCGCCCCGATCAGGCCCATGGATTGCAGGAGAATGCTGGTGATCTCATTGAGCACTGGATCTGCAAAACAGGAAGAGAAATACACAGCAGAAATGGCAGCCAGTTGGGGTCGGTTTGGGTGGTTGGTTCATGGAAATTCAACCCCTATTTTAGAAGTATTCAGTCAAGCAAGTAAAGATATGGTGGATTATTTCTTGTCCATCGTTTTCCAGTCCCTTAATTCTGAAGAAAATTACCTCCGGATTGAA GATGATGCATTAGTTGGGGCCAATGCATCTGTTGATGTTTCAACGAAGCAGAATCTGGACGAGCTTGTAAAGATTGGACAAAATTTGCTCAAGGGTCCACGCTCTAGGATTGATCTCCGAACCGGAGCCTCAGAAACTGTAGCCGCCGGAGGAACAAACCAGGATGCTTTGATAAA TTTTGCAAAAATATTGTCCGAGGAACAGAAACTCCGACGATCAAACGCAGCTACGCAGAATAATGCTTGA